A genomic window from Macaca thibetana thibetana isolate TM-01 chromosome 16, ASM2454274v1, whole genome shotgun sequence includes:
- the CCDC200 gene encoding coiled-coil domain-containing protein 200 isoform X2, translating into MCRNQQWRNCGHHGSNDGHHSSSHRCSQHRSHHHSHHHSHHHCHRHRRRHRRGQGHNHHNHSHHLSQHNQVLKPIVLSTPPNAISKIPKGQVTSLLQWESIKLEGNLCMNNRFQGLMNPCQSSPIKNTGYSQLKSTNYIQQW; encoded by the exons ATGTGCCGCAACCAGCAGTGGCGAAATTGTGGACATCACGGGAGCAACGACGGCCATCACAGCAGCAGCCATCGGTGCAGCCAACATCgcagccaccaccacagccaTCACCACAGCCATCACCATTGCCACAGGCACAGGCGCAGGCACAGGCGTGGCCAGGGCCACAACCACCACAACCACAGCCACCACCTCAGCCAACACAACCAAGTGCTCAAGCCCATTGTACTCAGCACGCCTCCAAATGCAATCTCCAAGATTCCCAAAGGCCAGGTCACCAGCCTACTTCAGTGGGAATCTATTAAGCTGGAGGGCAATCTCTGTATGAACAACAGATTCCAGG GTCTCATGAACCCATGCCAATCTAGCCCCATCAAAAACACTGGGTATTCACAACTCAAG tCTACCAACTACATACAGCAGTGGTGA
- the CCDC200 gene encoding coiled-coil domain-containing protein 200 isoform X1 — protein sequence MGSAYHWEARRRQMALDRRRWLMAQQQQELQQKEQELKKHQEEEQQSEKKLQPPKKSNVPQPAVAKLWTSREQRRPSQQQPSVQPTSQPPPQPSPQPSPLPQAQAQAQAWPGPQPPQPQPPPQPTQPSAQAHCTQHASKCNLQDSQRPGLMNPCQSSPIKNTGYSQLKSTNYIQQW from the exons ATGGGTAGTGCTTACCACTGGGAGGCCCGGCGCCGGCAGATGGCTTTGGACCGAAGGAGGTGGCTGATggcccagcagcagcaggagctgcAGCAGAAAGAACAG GAACTGAAGAAACACCAGGAAGAAGAACAACAATCGGAGAAAAAGCTCCAGCCACCTAAGAAGTCAAATGTGCCGCAACCAGCAGTGGCGAAATTGTGGACATCACGGGAGCAACGACGGCCATCACAGCAGCAGCCATCGGTGCAGCCAACATCgcagccaccaccacagccaTCACCACAGCCATCACCATTGCCACAGGCACAGGCGCAGGCACAGGCGTGGCCAGGGCCACAACCACCACAACCACAGCCACCACCTCAGCCAACACAACCAAGTGCTCAAGCCCATTGTACTCAGCACGCCTCCAAATGCAATCTCCAAGATTCCCAAAGGCCAG GTCTCATGAACCCATGCCAATCTAGCCCCATCAAAAACACTGGGTATTCACAACTCAAG tCTACCAACTACATACAGCAGTGGTGA
- the TMEM106A gene encoding transmembrane protein 106A isoform X1 — MGKTFSQLGSWPEDENKSILPSNPAIGSQAVSYFSTGSSKSLCSCVPCEGTAGASFVTCPTCQGSGKIPQELEKQLVALIPYGDQRLKPKHTKLFVFLAVLICLVTSSFIIFFLFPRSVVVQPAGLNSSTVAFDEADIYLNITNVLNISNGNYYPITVTQLTLEVLHLSLVVGQVSNNLLLHIGPLTSEQMFYAVATKIPDENTYKICTWLEIKVHHVLLHIQGTLTCSYLSHSEQLVFQSYEYVDCRGNASVPHQLTPHPP; from the exons ATGGGTAAGACGTTTTCACAGTTGGGCTCTTGGCCGGAGGACGAGAACAAGTCAATCCTGCCCTCCAATCCAGCCATTGGCAGCCAGGCTGTCAGCTACTTCAGCACCGGTAGCAGCAAGTCTCTTTGTTCCTGTGTGCCTTGTGAAGGAACTGCTGGTGCCAGCTTTGTGACTTGTCCCACCTGCCAGGGCAGTGGCAAGATTCCCCAAG agCTGGAGAAGCAGTTGGTGGCTCTCATCCCCTATGGGGACCAGAGGCTGAAGCCCAAGCACAC GAAGCTCTTTGTGTTCCTGGCTGTGCTCATCTGCCTGGTGACCTCCTCCTTCATCATCTTTTTCCTGTTTCCCCGGTCCGTCGTTGTGCAGCCTGCAGGCCTCAACTCCTCCACGGTGGCCTTTGATGAGGCTGATATCTACCTCAACATAACG AATGTCTTAAACATCTCCAATGGCAACTACTACCCCATTACGGTGACACAGCTGACCCTCGAGGTTCTGCACCTATCCCTCGTGGTGGGGCAGGTTTCCAACAACCTTCTCCTACACATTGGCCCTTTGACCAGTGAACAG ATGTTTTACGCAGTAGCCACCAAGATACCGGATGAAAACACGTA caAAATCTGTACCTGGCTGGAAATCAAAGTCCACCATGTGCTTTTGCACATCCA GGGCACCCTGACCTGCTCATACCTGAGCCATTCAGAGCAGCTGGTCTTCCAGAGCTATGAGTATGTGGACTGCCGAGGAAACGCATCGGTGCCCCACCAGCTGACCCCTCACCCACCATGA
- the TMEM106A gene encoding transmembrane protein 106A isoform X3 produces the protein MGKTFSQLGSWPEDENKSILPSNPAIGSQAVSYFSTGSSKSLCSCVPCEGTAGASFVTCPTCQGSGKIPQELEKQLVALIPYGDQRLKPKHTKLFVFLAVLICLVTSSFIIFFLFPRSVVVQPAGLNSSTVAFDEADIYLNITMFYAVATKIPDENTYKICTWLEIKVHHVLLHIQGTLTCSYLSHSEQLVFQSYEYVDCRGNASVPHQLTPHPP, from the exons ATGGGTAAGACGTTTTCACAGTTGGGCTCTTGGCCGGAGGACGAGAACAAGTCAATCCTGCCCTCCAATCCAGCCATTGGCAGCCAGGCTGTCAGCTACTTCAGCACCGGTAGCAGCAAGTCTCTTTGTTCCTGTGTGCCTTGTGAAGGAACTGCTGGTGCCAGCTTTGTGACTTGTCCCACCTGCCAGGGCAGTGGCAAGATTCCCCAAG agCTGGAGAAGCAGTTGGTGGCTCTCATCCCCTATGGGGACCAGAGGCTGAAGCCCAAGCACAC GAAGCTCTTTGTGTTCCTGGCTGTGCTCATCTGCCTGGTGACCTCCTCCTTCATCATCTTTTTCCTGTTTCCCCGGTCCGTCGTTGTGCAGCCTGCAGGCCTCAACTCCTCCACGGTGGCCTTTGATGAGGCTGATATCTACCTCAACATAACG ATGTTTTACGCAGTAGCCACCAAGATACCGGATGAAAACACGTA caAAATCTGTACCTGGCTGGAAATCAAAGTCCACCATGTGCTTTTGCACATCCA GGGCACCCTGACCTGCTCATACCTGAGCCATTCAGAGCAGCTGGTCTTCCAGAGCTATGAGTATGTGGACTGCCGAGGAAACGCATCGGTGCCCCACCAGCTGACCCCTCACCCACCATGA
- the TMEM106A gene encoding transmembrane protein 106A isoform X2 produces the protein MGKTFSQLGSWPEDENKSILPSNPAIGSQAVSYFSTGSSKSLCSCVPCEGTAGASFVTCPTCQGSGKIPQELEKQLVALIPYGDQRLKPKHTKLFVFLAVLICLVTSSFIIFFLFPRSVVVQPAGLNSSTVAFDEADIYLNITNVLNISNGNYYPITVTQLTLEVLHLSLVVGQVSNNLLLHIGPLTSEQMFYAVATKIPDENTYKICTWLEIKVHHVLLHIQ, from the exons ATGGGTAAGACGTTTTCACAGTTGGGCTCTTGGCCGGAGGACGAGAACAAGTCAATCCTGCCCTCCAATCCAGCCATTGGCAGCCAGGCTGTCAGCTACTTCAGCACCGGTAGCAGCAAGTCTCTTTGTTCCTGTGTGCCTTGTGAAGGAACTGCTGGTGCCAGCTTTGTGACTTGTCCCACCTGCCAGGGCAGTGGCAAGATTCCCCAAG agCTGGAGAAGCAGTTGGTGGCTCTCATCCCCTATGGGGACCAGAGGCTGAAGCCCAAGCACAC GAAGCTCTTTGTGTTCCTGGCTGTGCTCATCTGCCTGGTGACCTCCTCCTTCATCATCTTTTTCCTGTTTCCCCGGTCCGTCGTTGTGCAGCCTGCAGGCCTCAACTCCTCCACGGTGGCCTTTGATGAGGCTGATATCTACCTCAACATAACG AATGTCTTAAACATCTCCAATGGCAACTACTACCCCATTACGGTGACACAGCTGACCCTCGAGGTTCTGCACCTATCCCTCGTGGTGGGGCAGGTTTCCAACAACCTTCTCCTACACATTGGCCCTTTGACCAGTGAACAG ATGTTTTACGCAGTAGCCACCAAGATACCGGATGAAAACACGTA caAAATCTGTACCTGGCTGGAAATCAAAGTCCACCATGTGCTTTTGCACATCCAGTAA